One segment of Nostoc flagelliforme CCNUN1 DNA contains the following:
- a CDS encoding ABC transporter substrate-binding protein translates to MTWFSLSVKRWGRITQFLSLFCLCLFLVVSCAPRPQVTTPPSGSVNSPTGDGRITIGTTAKPRTLDPADTYELASLGLVFNMSDRLYTYEPGSTEIKPQLATALPKVSQDALTYTIPLRQGVVFHDGTPFNAQAMAFTINRFIQNKGKPSFLLGDVVDSVKTTGEYELTIKLKKPFAAFPSLLAFPGVCAVSPKAYELGAGKFKPNTFVGTGPYKLGQYGTDSIRFDVFDKYWGEKPVNKGVNLQIQTSPVNLFNAFRTGAIDVAYLSLQPDQNRSLEEGGKKGDWQAIAAEGSVVSYLVLNRNQQPLDKLEVRQAIASIIDRPLLNERALLGQADPLYSMIPTTFNVSVPLFKDKYSDANFDQAKKLLTTAGFSKENPAKIQIWYPSSSPTRSLAAQTLKSLVDAKMDGILQFEVTQAEGPAFFKDISKGLYPGALLDWYPDFLDPDNYVQPFLTCDKGSVAKGCEDGASQTQGSFYYSEAMNKLIDQQRKELNPEARQKIFAEIQTQVATDVPYVPLWQSKDYVFARNGVNSVQLNPTQILVYQTIKK, encoded by the coding sequence ATGACCTGGTTTTCCTTGTCCGTTAAACGGTGGGGTCGGATTACACAATTCCTATCTTTGTTCTGTCTATGTTTATTTTTAGTTGTTAGTTGCGCTCCTCGTCCACAGGTAACTACGCCACCATCGGGTTCTGTAAATAGTCCTACAGGTGATGGTCGTATTACTATAGGTACAACAGCAAAACCGAGAACCCTTGATCCGGCTGATACTTATGAGTTAGCATCCTTAGGTCTGGTGTTTAATATGAGCGATCGCCTCTACACCTACGAACCAGGAAGCACAGAAATTAAGCCCCAGCTAGCTACAGCATTACCCAAAGTTAGCCAAGATGCCTTAACTTATACCATACCCTTACGTCAGGGAGTGGTTTTTCACGATGGGACTCCCTTCAATGCCCAAGCAATGGCGTTTACCATCAACCGCTTTATTCAAAATAAAGGAAAACCCTCATTCTTACTAGGTGATGTAGTAGATTCTGTAAAAACTACAGGCGAGTATGAGTTAACCATCAAGCTGAAAAAGCCCTTTGCAGCCTTTCCTTCATTGCTGGCGTTTCCTGGGGTGTGTGCAGTTTCGCCAAAAGCTTACGAACTTGGTGCAGGTAAATTTAAACCGAATACCTTTGTGGGGACTGGCCCTTACAAATTAGGACAGTATGGTACTGATTCAATCCGATTTGATGTGTTTGATAAGTATTGGGGAGAAAAACCAGTTAACAAGGGTGTTAACCTGCAAATTCAAACTAGTCCGGTTAATTTGTTTAATGCTTTCCGTACAGGCGCAATCGATGTAGCTTATCTGTCGTTACAGCCAGATCAAAATCGTAGCTTGGAAGAAGGTGGTAAAAAAGGGGATTGGCAAGCGATCGCAGCAGAGGGTAGTGTAGTAAGTTATCTAGTATTAAACCGGAATCAGCAGCCTTTAGATAAATTAGAGGTAAGACAAGCGATCGCCTCAATAATTGACCGTCCCCTGTTAAATGAGCGGGCGTTACTTGGTCAAGCAGATCCGCTTTATAGCATGATTCCGACGACGTTTAATGTTTCTGTGCCATTATTTAAAGATAAATATAGCGATGCTAATTTTGATCAAGCTAAAAAATTATTAACTACTGCTGGTTTTTCTAAAGAAAATCCGGCAAAAATACAAATTTGGTATCCTTCTAGTTCACCTACTCGTAGTTTGGCAGCACAAACGCTCAAATCTCTTGTTGATGCCAAAATGGATGGAATACTTCAATTTGAAGTCACCCAAGCGGAAGGGCCGGCCTTCTTTAAAGATATTTCCAAAGGTTTATATCCAGGAGCTTTACTTGATTGGTATCCAGACTTTTTAGACCCAGATAATTATGTCCAGCCATTTTTGACTTGTGATAAAGGTTCAGTTGCTAAAGGATGCGAAGATGGAGCCAGTCAAACTCAGGGTTCGTTTTACTATAGCGAAGCCATGAATAAACTGATTGATCAGCAACGCAAAGAACTAAATCCCGAAGCGCGTCAGAAAATTTTTGCAGAAATTCAAACGCAAGTAGCTACTGATGTACCTTATGTTCCTTTATGGCAAAGCAAAGACTATGTATTTGCCCGAAATGGTGTGAACAGCGTACAACTTAACCCGACCCAAATTCTGGTTTACCAGACAATTAAAAAGTAG
- a CDS encoding ABC transporter permease, translated as MSRSKALQYYIVSRLLLAPLQLLTIITIVFLLLRATPGDPADAILGGRAPEAAKEELRKQLGLNLPLWLQYLNYLGSILRFDLGTSLMSRGQNVWDIIGQYFPATVELAVCSMAVALIVGIAVGTLSASRPGTYFDVGGRLFGIITYALPMFWAGMLLQLIFSVQLGWFPNSNRFPPNLPAPTTATGLYTIDSLLGGNFTQFFTSLHHLALPSLTLGILLSGIFERIVRVNLKQTLQADYVEAARARGIGENKILASHALKNALIPVITVLGLTFASLLGGAILTEVTFSWPGLANRLYQAIADRDYPTVQGVLVFFGAIVVSASILIDILNAYVDPRIRY; from the coding sequence ATGTCTCGCTCTAAAGCTTTACAATATTACATAGTTTCCCGGTTGCTTCTCGCACCACTTCAGCTATTAACTATCATCACTATTGTATTTCTCTTACTAAGAGCAACACCAGGAGATCCAGCAGATGCAATTCTCGGTGGACGTGCGCCAGAAGCTGCTAAAGAAGAATTGCGAAAACAACTAGGTTTAAACCTTCCTTTGTGGCTACAGTACCTCAATTATTTGGGAAGCATACTACGTTTTGATCTAGGAACGTCTTTAATGAGTCGAGGACAGAATGTTTGGGACATAATTGGACAGTATTTTCCGGCGACAGTGGAGTTAGCGGTATGTAGTATGGCCGTTGCACTCATCGTTGGAATTGCGGTTGGGACTCTCTCAGCTTCTCGTCCTGGGACATATTTTGATGTTGGTGGGCGCTTATTTGGTATCATTACCTACGCACTCCCCATGTTTTGGGCGGGAATGCTTTTACAGTTGATTTTCTCAGTCCAACTGGGCTGGTTTCCCAATTCCAACCGCTTTCCGCCCAATCTTCCGGCTCCCACTACTGCGACTGGATTGTATACAATTGATAGCTTACTCGGTGGAAATTTCACTCAGTTTTTCACATCTTTACACCATCTTGCCCTACCAAGTCTCACATTAGGAATTTTGCTCAGTGGGATTTTTGAGCGAATTGTGCGAGTGAATTTAAAGCAAACCTTGCAAGCAGATTATGTAGAAGCCGCTAGAGCCAGAGGTATTGGTGAAAATAAGATTTTAGCCTCCCATGCCTTAAAAAATGCGTTAATTCCGGTAATTACAGTCTTGGGATTAACCTTTGCTTCTCTGTTAGGTGGGGCGATTTTGACAGAGGTAACATTTTCTTGGCCTGGGTTAGCTAATCGACTTTATCAAGCGATCGCTGATCGCGATTATCCCACAGTTCAGGGAGTGCTAGTATTTTTTGGTGCGATCGTTGTGAGTGCCAGCATTTTAATTGATATTTTAAATGCTTATGTAGATCCGCGAATTCGATATTAG
- a CDS encoding DUF4327 family protein — MKTTVKYDIEVIKEEALQLVKNRLVNRQQSIYTLCKYIPHRDWLNFELELEKNEFLLRDRIIDLLSHESWEND, encoded by the coding sequence ATGAAGACTACCGTTAAATATGACATTGAGGTTATCAAGGAAGAAGCACTTCAACTTGTTAAAAATAGACTTGTTAACCGTCAGCAGTCAATTTATACCCTGTGTAAATATATTCCTCATCGTGACTGGCTTAATTTTGAACTTGAGTTAGAAAAAAACGAATTTCTGCTCAGAGATAGAATTATCGACCTATTGAGTCACGAATCGTGGGAAAACGATTGA
- a CDS encoding cysteine desulfurase-like protein translates to MLLNLDKVRQYFPALAGEWTFFDNAGGSQTLKKVVDRISEFLLSSDVQLGASYAVSQLAGERLALATRGMATFINANSYKEVVMGPSTTMMLKVLSICLGQTFTPGDEIIVTNCDHEANIGAWVALEKQGIKVKVWQIRPDTLELYLTDLEPLMSQRTKLVALTHASNVLGTINPIKEIAAFVHDRNAMICVDGVAYAPHRLVDVQDLDVDFYTLSFYKVYGPHHALLYGKEEHLLRLPGLNHYFIEQTDIPYKFQLGNVNFELSYGMLGLCDYLSELAKLHYGDQTAPDLRNQMVQAFDLISIHEEKISDRLLNYLNSKSNVRVIGQSKADRKFRVPTISFVVDGMNSSTIPAKIDQHYIAIRYGDFYAKRLIEYLGLASQGGIVRVSMVHYNTLEEVNSLIEAFEQVF, encoded by the coding sequence ATGCTCCTGAATCTTGATAAAGTTCGGCAATATTTTCCCGCCCTAGCTGGTGAATGGACATTTTTTGATAATGCTGGCGGGTCACAAACCCTGAAAAAAGTAGTAGATAGAATTAGCGAATTTCTCCTGAGTTCTGATGTCCAGTTGGGAGCTTCTTATGCAGTTTCTCAACTTGCAGGAGAACGATTAGCTTTAGCAACTAGGGGAATGGCTACTTTCATTAATGCCAATTCTTATAAAGAAGTGGTTATGGGCCCATCTACTACAATGATGTTGAAAGTTCTTTCAATTTGTCTTGGTCAAACCTTTACGCCTGGTGATGAAATTATTGTTACTAATTGTGACCATGAGGCCAATATTGGTGCTTGGGTTGCTCTCGAAAAACAAGGAATCAAGGTTAAAGTGTGGCAAATTCGCCCAGATACCCTGGAACTTTATTTAACAGATTTAGAACCATTGATGAGTCAGCGTACCAAACTAGTAGCCTTGACTCATGCTTCTAATGTTCTGGGAACCATCAATCCTATCAAAGAAATTGCTGCATTTGTACACGATCGCAACGCGATGATTTGTGTGGATGGTGTAGCTTATGCACCCCACAGATTAGTTGATGTCCAAGATTTGGATGTTGATTTCTATACTTTGAGTTTTTATAAAGTTTATGGTCCACATCATGCTTTACTTTATGGCAAAGAAGAACATTTATTAAGATTACCTGGTCTTAACCATTATTTTATTGAGCAGACAGATATACCTTATAAGTTTCAGTTAGGGAATGTCAATTTTGAATTAAGTTATGGGATGTTGGGTTTATGTGATTATCTAAGTGAATTAGCAAAACTGCACTACGGAGATCAAACTGCACCTGATTTGAGAAATCAAATGGTGCAGGCGTTTGATTTAATTAGCATACATGAAGAAAAAATTAGCGATCGCCTTCTAAATTACCTCAACAGCAAGTCTAATGTGCGAGTGATTGGTCAATCAAAAGCTGACCGTAAATTCCGTGTGCCAACTATATCTTTTGTAGTAGATGGAATGAATAGCTCAACCATTCCGGCAAAAATTGACCAACATTATATTGCGATTCGCTACGGAGACTTTTATGCTAAACGGCTGATTGAATACCTGGGGTTAGCGTCGCAAGGTGGAATAGTCCGGGTGAGTATGGTGCATTACAACACCCTTGAGGAAGTTAACAGCTTGATTGAGGCTTTTGAGCAGGTATTTTAA
- a CDS encoding molybdopterin molybdotransferase MoeA, with protein sequence MVSVSDAQAIILNLVQPLNHQRDTEVVDLLVADSRILAVPVTSPLDFPHWDNSAMDGYAVRYEDVQHSSENPAVLEIVEDIPAGYQPKSTIQPGQAARIFTGAVIPAGADTVVMQEKTRREENRVFILDAPKPQEFVRHKASFYQAGTQLLPAGIKLNAPEIAVLAAAQCPQLNVYRRPRVAIFSTGDELMTVDQPLQPGQIVDSNQYALAALVRQSGAEPILLGIVKDDPIVLEKVIAYAVAIADIVLSSGGVSVGDYDYVDKILESLKAKIHIRSVEMRPGKPLTVATFPTPHTPSSPPLPHLPHSPLLRLRSVQVPTTSASLSTSPHYFGFAQYKSPLYFGLPGNPAAVLVTFWRFVLPAIKKLSGITEGWEPVFLKVRSHHELRSNGKRETYLWGKLHLIDGVYEFHQADGSQSSGNLINLAQTNALAVLPVGKTLIYPQEEVQVLQLSNS encoded by the coding sequence ATGGTATCAGTGAGCGATGCACAAGCAATTATTTTAAATTTAGTACAACCGTTGAATCATCAGCGTGATACAGAAGTTGTCGATTTATTAGTAGCAGATAGTCGGATTTTGGCAGTACCTGTCACCAGTCCGCTAGATTTTCCCCATTGGGATAATTCGGCAATGGATGGCTACGCAGTTCGCTACGAAGATGTACAGCATAGCAGCGAAAACCCAGCCGTTTTAGAAATTGTTGAAGATATTCCGGCTGGGTATCAACCCAAGTCTACAATTCAACCAGGGCAAGCCGCGCGGATTTTCACAGGTGCGGTGATCCCAGCAGGTGCGGATACTGTAGTCATGCAAGAAAAGACACGCCGCGAGGAAAACCGTGTATTTATTCTGGATGCGCCAAAACCGCAAGAATTTGTCAGACATAAAGCATCTTTTTATCAAGCTGGAACACAATTACTACCAGCAGGAATTAAGTTAAATGCTCCAGAAATTGCCGTATTAGCGGCAGCACAATGTCCGCAATTAAATGTTTACCGCCGTCCGCGTGTGGCAATTTTTTCCACTGGTGATGAGTTGATGACAGTTGATCAACCGTTGCAACCAGGGCAAATTGTAGACTCTAATCAGTATGCGCTAGCAGCTTTGGTGAGACAAAGTGGCGCAGAACCAATACTTTTAGGCATAGTCAAAGATGATCCAATTGTTTTGGAGAAAGTTATTGCCTACGCTGTTGCGATCGCTGATATAGTTCTCTCTTCTGGTGGTGTCTCAGTAGGAGATTATGACTATGTTGATAAAATTCTAGAGTCACTGAAAGCAAAAATCCACATTCGATCTGTGGAAATGAGGCCAGGTAAACCCCTCACCGTCGCCACATTCCCCACTCCCCATACTCCCTCATCTCCCCCACTCCCTCATCTCCCCCACTCCCCACTACTTCGGCTTCGCTCAGTACAAGTCCCCACTACTTCGGCTTCGCTCAGTACAAGTCCCCACTACTTCGGCTTCGCTCAGTACAAGTCGCCACTCTACTTTGGTTTACCAGGAAACCCTGCTGCTGTATTGGTGACATTTTGGCGGTTTGTGCTACCAGCAATCAAGAAACTTTCGGGAATTACTGAAGGTTGGGAACCAGTGTTTTTGAAAGTGCGATCGCATCATGAGTTGCGATCAAATGGCAAACGCGAAACTTACCTTTGGGGTAAATTGCATTTAATTGATGGAGTTTACGAATTTCATCAAGCTGATGGTAGTCAAAGTTCCGGGAATTTAATTAATTTAGCTCAAACTAATGCTTTAGCTGTTCTCCCGGTGGGTAAAACATTAATTTACCCACAAGAAGAGGTACAAGTTTTGCAGCTTAGTAATAGTTAA
- a CDS encoding serine/threonine protein kinase — MSHITQSAVHCINPDCQRPYPQPWGNKFCNSCGAPLELLDRYVPLQPLGSGGFAQIYTVWDEKTQTEKVLKVLVEDSPKALELFTQEAAVLSNLQHPGVPRVDAEGYFQVQLFNPKPHQLPCLVMEKINGRTLEEILKKFPQGCPEDLVLNWFAQAVQILQELHKRQILHRDIKPSNLMLGTSSPSLTPSQGQTGGDRLVLIDFGGAKQFSPSKLRSQSSSTRLFSSGYSPPEQVTGGIVGPSADFYALGRTVIELLTGKYPLELEDQQTGKLRWRTGVNVNPQLADLLDEMVQEDVRSRPANAAIIQKRLAKISQPLPPPGLFAQLRDNGKLASTQVSQRFTQLIQAIEQVLANFSQAVTKTVVFIAQTIIKILQACLATIWAMILAYVGASFGAIAGFILAYHTSLGRQVVEFIWNQQNQLVPNTQPVFGADILVFVAAGWGTAWGLTVSGCFGQHRRFLVASLMGMISYGFGWLILQLITPKDSGEGLVAVILVGVCLLTLSLGLRSHHIVYAVFAAFGSAIAYAVLILLRLAPPIFQFSSQPGWSELQLPLIFFGSVGFFISFWLGVTYYLIVPGLRFLGWR, encoded by the coding sequence GTGTCCCACATCACTCAGAGTGCGGTTCACTGCATAAATCCTGATTGTCAACGTCCTTATCCTCAGCCTTGGGGAAACAAATTTTGCAACAGTTGTGGCGCACCACTAGAACTGTTAGACCGCTATGTTCCACTTCAGCCTTTGGGGTCGGGAGGATTTGCTCAAATTTACACGGTTTGGGATGAAAAAACTCAAACAGAGAAAGTGCTGAAGGTGTTGGTAGAAGATTCACCAAAGGCACTGGAGTTATTTACCCAAGAAGCGGCGGTTTTATCCAATTTGCAGCATCCGGGTGTCCCCAGAGTCGATGCTGAAGGGTATTTTCAGGTACAACTGTTTAACCCCAAACCGCACCAATTGCCTTGTTTGGTAATGGAAAAAATCAATGGGCGGACTTTAGAGGAGATATTAAAAAAGTTTCCCCAAGGATGTCCAGAGGATTTGGTTTTAAACTGGTTTGCCCAAGCTGTACAGATTTTACAAGAATTACACAAACGTCAGATTCTTCACCGGGATATCAAACCTTCTAATTTAATGCTGGGCACTTCTTCGCCATCTTTAACCCCGTCTCAAGGGCAAACAGGGGGCGATCGCTTAGTACTAATTGATTTTGGAGGAGCAAAACAATTTAGCCCCTCTAAGCTGCGTTCTCAGTCTAGTTCCACCCGATTATTTTCTTCAGGCTATAGTCCACCAGAACAAGTGACTGGCGGGATTGTCGGGCCAAGTGCCGATTTTTATGCCCTTGGCCGAACGGTGATTGAACTACTAACAGGCAAGTACCCGCTAGAGTTGGAAGATCAGCAAACGGGTAAATTGCGCTGGCGAACTGGGGTAAATGTCAACCCCCAATTGGCAGATTTGCTGGATGAGATGGTGCAGGAGGATGTGCGATCGCGTCCAGCAAATGCAGCTATAATTCAAAAACGTTTGGCGAAGATTTCTCAACCATTACCGCCACCAGGATTATTTGCCCAACTGCGAGACAACGGGAAGCTTGCCTCAACGCAAGTTTCCCAAAGATTTACACAGCTAATACAAGCTATTGAACAAGTTTTAGCTAACTTTAGCCAAGCTGTAACCAAAACCGTTGTTTTTATCGCTCAGACAATCATCAAAATTTTGCAAGCTTGTTTGGCGACGATTTGGGCGATGATCCTGGCTTATGTTGGCGCTTCTTTTGGTGCGATCGCAGGTTTTATTTTGGCATATCACACAAGCTTGGGTCGTCAGGTTGTGGAATTTATTTGGAATCAGCAAAACCAATTAGTGCCAAATACTCAACCCGTCTTCGGGGCAGATATTTTGGTATTCGTCGCCGCAGGCTGGGGAACCGCTTGGGGACTGACAGTATCCGGCTGTTTTGGTCAACATCGGCGCTTTTTAGTAGCGTCCCTGATGGGCATGATTAGCTATGGCTTCGGCTGGTTGATTTTGCAATTAATCACACCCAAAGATAGCGGCGAGGGCTTAGTGGCAGTAATTTTAGTGGGAGTTTGCCTACTTACCTTAAGTTTAGGACTCCGCAGCCATCACATAGTGTACGCTGTGTTCGCTGCCTTTGGTAGTGCGATCGCCTATGCAGTTTTGATTCTTTTGAGGTTAGCACCTCCAATCTTCCAATTCTCTAGTCAACCAGGCTGGTCAGAGTTACAGTTACCTCTGATTTTTTTTGGTTCTGTGGGCTTTTTTATCAGCTTCTGGTTAGGAGTGACTTACTACCTAATTGTCCCTGGATTGCGGTTTTTAGGGTGGCGATGA
- the rpsU gene encoding 30S ribosomal protein S21: protein MTQVIVGDNEHIESALRRFKREVSKAGIFPDMRKHRHFETPLEKRKRKEVAKHRQSKRSFRN, encoded by the coding sequence ATGACCCAAGTAATCGTAGGTGACAATGAACACATTGAGTCAGCCTTACGGCGATTTAAGCGAGAAGTTTCCAAGGCTGGAATTTTTCCAGACATGAGAAAGCATCGTCATTTTGAAACGCCCCTAGAAAAACGCAAGCGCAAAGAAGTTGCCAAGCACAGGCAGAGTAAGAGAAGTTTCCGTAACTAA
- a CDS encoding RNA recognition motif domain-containing protein has protein sequence MSIYVGNLSYDVTQEDLSGIFAEYGTVKRVQVPTDRETGRPRGFAFVEMGTEAEEAAAIEALDGAEWMGRDLKVNKAKPKEDRGDRGSFGGGNRGGYGGGGGGGRSRY, from the coding sequence ATGTCAATTTATGTAGGTAACCTCTCTTATGACGTTACACAAGAAGATTTAAGTGGTATTTTTGCAGAATATGGTACTGTAAAACGGGTTCAAGTACCTACTGACCGTGAAACAGGTCGTCCACGCGGCTTTGCTTTTGTGGAAATGGGAACCGAAGCTGAAGAAGCAGCTGCCATAGAAGCTCTCGATGGTGCTGAGTGGATGGGTCGTGACCTGAAAGTGAATAAGGCTAAACCTAAAGAAGATAGAGGTGATAGAGGTTCCTTTGGTGGTGGTAACCGAGGAGGATACGGCGGTGGCGGTGGCGGTGGACGCTCTCGCTACTAA
- a CDS encoding tetratricopeptide repeat protein codes for MKYLFIIWVLILSLIAPSAAIADDRPLHVYAQAIQPYSLISGVGTIHHPVSTSNPQAQEFFDQGLNLIYAFNHDEAVRSFQHAAKLDPHLALAYWGIALALGPNINLAIDPNRELAAYQAVQQALALSTQASAQERDYITALAKRYSQDPDADLFQLAVDYAKAMGTLVKRYPDDLDAATLYAESLMDLHPWQHWTKDGKPQPDTEEIVAILESVLKRNPNHTGANHYYIHAVEASLSPERALVSAKILGTLAPTAGHLVHMPSHIYFRVGDYEGAMQANEQAIAQDDIYIKKYQVQGTYAMMYYNHNIHFLMVASSMAGKYKDALQAAETLVANATAIDPYAPMLEGFLGSKMLIQTRFSDWQAILKTPAPDAKLPTTTALWHFAHGMASAATGKLEDAASESRALLAAKQGISTEATIGFSPASRILDIALKVLDAKIAREKHDYESAILLLEKAVALEDTLDYVEPPDWYFSTRESLGSVLLAKGDYAQAEKVFRADLEKYPHNGRSLFGLQASLQALSKDKAAQLVKAELETAWKGDEKQLDIANMLY; via the coding sequence ATGAAATACTTATTTATAATTTGGGTGCTTATACTCTCTTTAATCGCTCCTAGTGCGGCGATCGCTGACGACAGGCCACTTCATGTCTACGCTCAAGCAATACAGCCCTATAGTTTAATATCTGGAGTTGGGACAATCCACCATCCAGTTTCCACTTCTAATCCCCAAGCGCAAGAGTTTTTCGATCAGGGATTAAATTTGATTTACGCTTTCAATCATGATGAAGCGGTGCGTTCTTTTCAACACGCTGCCAAACTCGATCCACATTTAGCGCTCGCATATTGGGGTATTGCTCTTGCTCTAGGACCTAATATTAACTTAGCAATAGACCCCAACCGAGAATTAGCTGCTTACCAAGCGGTACAGCAAGCTTTAGCACTTTCCACCCAAGCATCTGCCCAAGAACGAGACTACATTACCGCCTTAGCAAAACGTTACTCCCAAGATCCTGATGCAGATTTGTTTCAACTAGCGGTAGACTACGCAAAAGCAATGGGAACCTTAGTTAAACGCTATCCCGATGATTTGGATGCCGCGACGCTTTACGCTGAAAGTTTAATGGATCTGCATCCTTGGCAGCACTGGACTAAAGATGGCAAGCCACAGCCAGATACAGAAGAAATTGTGGCTATTTTAGAATCAGTTCTCAAACGTAATCCGAATCATACCGGAGCTAATCATTACTATATTCATGCAGTAGAAGCCTCACTTTCCCCAGAACGGGCCCTTGTGAGTGCCAAAATACTAGGAACCCTAGCACCAACGGCGGGACACTTGGTACACATGCCAAGTCATATTTATTTTCGTGTAGGAGATTATGAAGGGGCAATGCAGGCAAACGAGCAGGCGATCGCTCAAGATGATATTTACATCAAAAAATATCAAGTCCAGGGCACTTACGCCATGATGTACTACAACCACAACATACATTTTCTCATGGTGGCCAGTAGCATGGCAGGAAAATATAAAGATGCTCTCCAAGCCGCAGAGACGTTAGTCGCAAATGCTACTGCAATTGATCCGTATGCACCAATGCTTGAGGGATTCCTGGGCAGCAAAATGCTGATTCAGACACGCTTTAGTGATTGGCAAGCCATCTTAAAAACTCCTGCTCCCGATGCTAAATTGCCTACTACCACAGCACTTTGGCATTTTGCTCACGGTATGGCAAGCGCAGCCACAGGCAAACTTGAAGATGCAGCAAGTGAAAGTCGGGCATTACTTGCCGCCAAACAGGGGATTTCCACCGAAGCAACTATTGGCTTCAGTCCTGCCAGTCGCATTTTAGACATTGCCTTAAAAGTTCTAGACGCTAAAATTGCTAGAGAAAAGCATGATTATGAATCTGCCATTTTATTGCTAGAAAAAGCTGTGGCACTAGAAGATACCCTTGATTACGTGGAACCACCAGACTGGTACTTTTCCACACGGGAATCTTTAGGCAGTGTGCTTTTGGCTAAAGGTGACTATGCACAAGCTGAAAAAGTCTTTCGTGCTGATCTAGAAAAGTATCCCCATAATGGGCGTTCTCTATTTGGCTTGCAGGCAAGTTTACAGGCACTGAGCAAAGATAAGGCTGCTCAACTTGTCAAAGCCGAATTGGAAACAGCTTGGAAAGGTGATGAGAAGCAACTTGACATAGCCAACATGTTGTATTGA
- a CDS encoding CsbD family protein produces MSIEDRAKAFAKNVEGKVQEAVGEVTGDPKDKAEGKAKQAESQVRHTTENIKDEVKKTLE; encoded by the coding sequence ATGAGTATCGAAGATAGAGCAAAAGCTTTTGCTAAAAATGTCGAAGGTAAAGTCCAAGAGGCGGTTGGTGAAGTAACTGGCGATCCTAAAGATAAAGCTGAAGGTAAAGCTAAACAAGCTGAATCACAAGTCCGCCACACTACTGAGAATATCAAAGATGAAGTTAAAAAGACCTTAGAATAG
- a CDS encoding sensor histidine kinase translates to MSLTKTVKKDKILVVDDVFDNLLVLEAVLEDKDYEITLVEDSKIALAMVEESPPDIILLDVMMPEIDGYEFTRRIRQNPALPFIPILLLTAHYASSVVEGLDAGADDFIRKPFDPDELHARVRSLLRLKHSIDERDQMANLRADFVSRFTHDLRIPLVASNRVLKLLLEGRFCDVSPQLQEIIDTMIGSNQDLLEMVNTLLEVYRHEAGCKTLKISLCNIQELVGEVSQELTPLAEEKGLAVNLDKSETASTVMGDRVELRRVLTNIIGNAIKFTDKGSVDIRCYPTPVAVTIDIQDTGPGISKQDQAILFERFRQGKHQRSGSGLGLYLSRCIIEAHQGTIDVTSEPGKGSTFTIHLPVAGEN, encoded by the coding sequence ATGTCTTTAACTAAAACTGTCAAAAAAGATAAAATTCTGGTTGTCGATGATGTTTTTGACAATTTACTGGTCTTAGAAGCTGTCCTAGAGGATAAGGACTATGAAATTACCTTAGTGGAAGATAGCAAAATTGCTCTGGCTATGGTTGAAGAGTCGCCGCCAGACATAATTCTCTTAGATGTGATGATGCCGGAGATAGATGGGTATGAATTTACTCGACGCATCCGACAGAATCCGGCGTTGCCATTTATCCCCATTCTGCTGCTCACGGCTCACTATGCGTCTAGCGTTGTGGAAGGACTCGATGCTGGTGCAGATGACTTTATTCGTAAACCTTTCGATCCTGATGAATTACATGCACGAGTGCGATCGCTCCTGCGCCTCAAGCATAGTATCGACGAACGAGATCAGATGGCTAACCTGCGGGCAGATTTTGTCTCTCGTTTTACTCACGATTTACGCATTCCACTAGTAGCCTCCAACCGCGTATTAAAATTATTGCTGGAAGGTAGGTTTTGCGATGTTTCGCCACAATTGCAAGAAATAATTGATACCATGATTGGCAGTAATCAAGACCTGCTGGAAATGGTAAATACCTTGCTAGAAGTTTATCGTCATGAAGCGGGTTGTAAAACCTTAAAAATTTCTCTCTGCAATATTCAGGAATTAGTTGGTGAAGTTTCGCAAGAATTAACTCCTTTAGCTGAAGAAAAAGGATTAGCTGTAAACCTTGATAAAAGTGAAACGGCAAGCACCGTCATGGGCGATCGCGTAGAACTGCGACGAGTTTTAACAAATATTATTGGTAATGCTATCAAATTTACAGACAAAGGTTCTGTAGATATTCGCTGCTATCCTACTCCGGTAGCTGTGACTATTGATATCCAAGATACAGGGCCAGGAATTTCTAAACAAGATCAGGCAATATTATTCGAGCGATTTCGCCAAGGTAAACACCAGCGTTCTGGTAGTGGTTTAGGACTATATCTATCTCGCTGCATTATTGAAGCACATCAAGGCACAATCGATGTGACATCTGAACCAGGTAAGGGTAGTACATTCACTATCCATCTACCTGTAGCAGGCGAAAACTAA